The Rahnella aquatilis CIP 78.65 = ATCC 33071 genomic sequence ATGCGGTAAGCCTGACGCGGCACTTCGGTGAATTCTTCAATAAGTAAGGGCTCACTGACCGGCTCATGCGCGATATCGCGTAACGCCTGTCGCAAAATCGCCAGATCTTGCGAAGAGGTCTGCGGGGAGGTAATCAACGGTAAACCCGGCACAGCGGCAGTTTGTCCGATCACCGCCAGTCCGCTGAGGATGTGGGGTTCGCTACGACGCAGGAGTTCCAGCGTCACGCAATCAATCGCGGCAAGATCGGCAAGATTCTGCTGAACGTAATGAAGCGATTCGCGGTGACTGCCGGTGGCCGTCGCCTGTGAGAAGAATCTCCCGTCTTTCGCCAGCGGCGCAACCAGCGCACGCAGGCTGTTATAACCTGACTGGGAATCGGTGCTGTTAAACGCCAGCCGCCGGTGGCGGAAACCGGCCAGATGTAATCCTGCGTCTTCTTCACGCACCAGCAAAAAGCTGCGGTAGCGGAAACCCTCGCAGCCGGGGGCCCGGTAACTGAATGTGCCGACCAGTTGAACCTGCGGCAAACTTTCCATCAGCGGAAAACCGCAGGTCTGGCTGAGCAGCAAATCCGGGGCCTGCCAGTGGCAGAACAAATCCTGCGGCCAGTTCAGCGCGTCCGGCGTGGAGACGAGGCCAAGTTGCTTCAGTTTTTGGCGTA encodes the following:
- a CDS encoding phosphate/phosphite/phosphonate ABC transporter substrate-binding protein; translated protein: MLMSLPMYAISPADVEAFAGVLRQKLKQLGLVSTPDALNWPQDLFCHWQAPDLLLSQTCGFPLMESLPQVQLVGTFSYRAPGCEGFRYRSFLLVREEDAGLHLAGFRHRRLAFNSTDSQSGYNSLRALVAPLAKDGRFFSQATATGSHRESLHYVQQNLADLAAIDCVTLELLRRSEPHILSGLAVIGQTAAVPGLPLITSPQTSSQDLAILRQALRDIAHEPVSEPLLIEEFTEVPRQAYRMISQMKALAQTFGVSDLMPVCQKTA